The sequence below is a genomic window from Kitasatospora kifunensis.
GCTACCACGTGCGCGTCCTGCGGGAGGCCGGGCTGGTCCGCCTGACCGAGACCCGGCAGGTGCGCGGCGGCACCGAGCAGTACTTCGCACTGGTCAGTCGGGGTTTCAAGTTCCACAAGGACGCCCAGGGCGGCGCCGAACTCCTGATCAACGCCGCCCTGGGCGAGATGCTGCCGAGCAGCTCGGGCCAGAGTGAGCACACCGTGCTGCGGCACCTCTGGCTCACCGCGGACGAGGCTCAGGCGCTGGCCGCCAAACTACGGGCGCAGGCCGCCGAGCCGGCGCCGCACGACAGCTCCCGCGGCGACGCCTACGGCCTGCTGGTCAGCCTCTACCGCGCCGACATCCCGAGCCTGGACCGCGACGACTGCCACTGAACGCAGGTTGGGGCGCGTCGTGCCGCCGCTGCACAAGTTGCCTGCCTGTCGCGGGAATGGACGGCTCGGGGGGTGGCAGGCTTGAGCATATGAAGGCGATCGATTTTGTGCTCAACGTCCTGTGGCTGATCTTCTGCGGCATCTGGATGGCCATCGGCTACGCCATCGCGGGGATCATCTGCTGCGTCCTGATCATCACCATCCCATTTGGCATCGCGTCGTTCCGGATCGCCGGCTACGTGTTGTGGCCGTTCGGCCGCACGACGGTGGAGCGGCCGGATGCCGGGGCTGCGTCGTGCGTGGGCAACGTGATCTGGCTGGTCTTCGCGGGGTGGTGGCTGGCGCTGGCGCACATCGCGACCAGCATTCCGCTCTTCGTGTCGATCATCGGAATCCCGTTCGGCTGGGCGAACTTGAAGATGATCCCGATCTCGCTGATGCCGCTGGGGCGCGAAGTGGTCTCCACCGATGAGAAGTCCGGCGGTCGCTGAGACCTTCTCGGGCTCTCAGGGAGCCAGCAGGCTGCTCAGTTCGGCCTCGAAGAGCTGGGCCGGGTCGAAGCCCATCCCCGTGTAGTGGCCGGCGAGTTCGAGGGAGAGGACGCCGTGCAGGCGGGTCCAGAAGCTCAGCGCCCGATGCAGTGCCGGGGTGGGGGCCGGGTGCCCGCCGTCCCACTGCCGGTGGCTCGCCAGGTGTTCGTCGAACGGCGTGCGGGTGGCCGCCGTTGACAGCGGCTCGCAGGCGTCGAGCAGGACCGCCATGATCTCCGCGGTGATGGCCGTGGTCTCCGCGGGCGCGTGGTAGCCGGGCACCGGGGTGCCGTAGACGAGGAAGTACCGCTGGGGGTCGTCGAGCGCCCAGCGGCGCAACGCGTGTGCCAGCGCGCCGAGATCGGCGCCGGCGGCCGCCGCGGTCTGGAACACGGTGGCTTCGCTGCGGTAGGCGTCCTTGATCAGCTCGGTGATCAGCTCGTCGCGACTGGCGAAGTAGCGGTAGAGGGCCGGACCGCTCATGCCCATCTGCTTGGCGATCGCGTTGAGCGAGAGCGCGGTGGCGCCTGCGGTCGCGATCTGCTCCCAGGCCCGTTCCTTGATCTCCGCGCGCAGTTGGCTCCGGTACCGCTCGCGGGGGGTCGTCAGGTCGCCGGTCATGAGGTGCCCTGCCTCTCTTGAGTCGTTAGAGGCTATCACTCACGTCAGCATGGCTAACGAAAATTCGCGCCAGCCTATTGACGCCTCTTCGCTTCCGTTAGAAGCTGTAACTAACACAAGGACCTGTAAGAGGAGTGGGTGGCGATGGGTGCCGGAGCGTGCGTTGAGGTCGTGCTGCCGGGCAGGGTCGAGCCGGACGGGCTGGAGCTCCGGTCCGGGGCGATCCCGGTGCCGGGGGCGGGGCAGGTGGTGGTCGGCGTGGAGGCGACCGGAGTTTCCTTCGCCGAGCAGCAGATGCGGCGCGGTCGCTACTACGACCAGCCGCCGTTCCCGTTCGTGCCCGGCTATGACCTGGTCGGCACCGTGCTGGAGACGGGCGAGGGGGTCGCCCCCGAGCTGGCCGGTCGCCGGGTGGCCGCACTGGTGAAGGTCGGCGGATGGGCCAGCCACGTGCTGCTGGACGCGCTGGACCTGGTGGAGGTGCCCGCCGATCTCGGTGCCGCGCAGGCGGAGGCCTTGCTGCTCAACGGAGTCACCGCCTGGCAGCTGCTGCACCGCAAGGCCCGGGTGCGCGCCGGACAGACCGTCCTGGTGCACGGCGCCAACGGCGGAGTGGGCTCGGTGCTGGTCCAGCTCGCGCAAGCCGCCGGCGCGCGGGTGATCGGCACGGCGACCACCCGACACCACGACGCGCTGCGGGCGATGGGCGTGCTCCCGATCGACTACCGCACGCAGGACGTGCCCGCCCGGGTCCGGGAGTTGGCGCCCGGCGGGGTCGACGCGGTGTTCGACCACGTCGGCGGGCCCGGCGTGGTCGACTCCTGGCGGCTGCTCGCGCCCGGCGGCACGCTCGTCTGCTACGGCAGTGCCGCGACCCGGGACGACTCGGGCTCCAAGCAGTGGCCGGTGCTGAAGCTGCTCGGTCGGGTCTGGCTGTGGAACGGCCTCCCCAATGGCCGACGCGCCTACTTCTACAACGTCTGGGCCGGTCGGGCCGTCAGCAAGACCCGCTTCCGGGCCAGGCTGCGGGCCGACCTGGCCCAGGTCTTCGCCACCGCGCGGCGCGGCGAGCTCGTTGCCCGGATCGGGGCCGAGCTGCCGCTCGAACGCGTCGCGGACGCGCTGCGGCTGGCGGAGTCCGGGACGGTCGCCGGAAAGGTGGTGCTGAAGCCGTAGCGGTGTGGGCGGGTGGCGGCCGGTTCGGTGGGTCAGGCCAATGGCGGTACCGGCTGCGGGGCGGCCGGGCCGGTGTAGCGGGCGGCGGGGCGGATGATCTTGCTGTCGGCGGCCTGCTCCAGGATGTTCGCGCTCCAGCCGATCGCGCGGGCGGCGGCGAAGGTCGGGGTGAACATGGCGCGCGGCAGGCCGCAGAGGTGCATCACCACACCGGCGTAGAACTCGACGTTGGTGTGCAGCTCGCGGCCCGGCTTGAGCTCGGCCAGGATCGCCAGTACTTGGCGCTCCACCTCGACGGCGAAGTCCACCAGTTCGCCGCCGAAGCCCTCGGCCACCGTGCGCAGCATCCGCGAGCGCGGGTCGTCGGTGCGGTAGACGGGGTGGCCGAAGCCCATGATCCGGTCGCCGGACAGCACGCGGTCGCGGATCCAGCCGTCGATCCGCTCCGGGGTGCCGATCGCGTCCAGGGTGTCCAGCGCGCGGCTCGGCGCGCCGCCGTGCAGCGGCCCGGAGAGCGCGCCGAGGCCGCCCACCAGGCAGGACACCAGGTCAGCGCCGGTGGAGGCGATCACTCGGGAGGTGAAGGTGGAGGCGTTGAAGCCGTGGTCCACGGTGGAGATCAGGTACCGCTCGATCGCCCGGGCCTGCGCCCAGCCTGGTTCGTGGCCCGTCAACATGTACAGGTAGTTGGCGGCGTACGGCAGGTCCTCGCGCGGCTCGATCGGCGACTGCCCCTGCTGGAGCCGGTGGAGCGCGGTGAGCAGGGTGGGCACCAGGGCGGTGGCGAAGAGCGCGTCCTCGACGCGCTGCTCGGGCGTGGTGTCGTAGAGCGGCCGGATGCCCCGGGAGGCGGCCGCGATGGAGAGCGCGGCGCCGAGGCCGGCCAGCGGGCCGGCGTCCTTGGTGGCGGCGGCCAGTGCGGGCAGCAGTGGGCGCAGTGCCTCGGGCAGGCGGCGCAGTGGTGCGGTGCGGGCGTGGAAGGCGGCTCGGGCGTCGGCGTCGGGCAGTTCGCCGAGCAGCATCAGGTGCCAGACGTCCTCCAGGCTGCGCTGCTCGGCCAGCTCGATCGCCGAGTACTGCCGGTAGTGGTAGAAGCCCTCGATCCCGCGTACGTCGCTCAGTGCGGTCTCGGTGACGACGACGCCCTTGAGGCCGCGCGGCACCTCGATTCCCTGGGGCTCGCTGCCTGAGGGCTCGCGGAGGGTGGAGCTGGGGGCCTGGTCCGGTTCTATCGCGGTCGGCATGACTACCTCCTTCTGGGGTTGGCAGTTGGTACTCTCCAAGCGTTGATCTATGTTGTCAATGTTGATTGAAATCAATGTGACATACTGCAGTCGAGCGAGATGACCGGGATGAGCCTGGGTGAACCGGGGCGAACCTGGATGGCCGGGCAGGGCGAGGTGTGAGCGGGTGGCGGTGGACATGGACGGGGTGGGTTCGAGTGCGGCGGGTGCGGGTGCGGGTGCGGGCACGTCGGGCCGGCTGACCACGCAGCAGGTTGCCGAACTGCTGGGCGTCAAGACGGCGACCGTCTACGCGTACGCCAGTCGCGGACTGCTGAGCAGCGAACGGGTGCCCGGTGGCAAGGGCAGTACCTTCGACGCCCGTGAGGTGGACGCCCTGGCGGCCGGACAGCGGCGTCGTCTGCCCAAGCCGCCGTCCGCCGAGTCGGGGCTGCCGCCGATCGAGCCGGTCACGGTCCGTACCGCGCTGACGCTGATCGAGGACGGTCGGCTGTACTACCGGGGCGCGGACGCGGTGCGGCTCGCCGAGCGGTGCGGCTTCGAGGCGGCGGTCGGCTGGCTCTGGGGCGTTGGGTCGGACTCGGCCACCGCCACAAGTGCGCCTGCTGGCAGGGCTGTTGCGTCGAGTGGGCCCGCCGAAGCGGCTGTCGTCCTGCGCGCGCCCGCCGAGCTCGTCGCCACCCTGCGCCGAGCCGGGCAGGCGCTGCCGACCGCGGCTCGACTGCCCGACCGCCTGCGGGTCTCGGCGGCGGTCGCGGCCACCGTCGACCCGCTTCGCTTCGATCTGCGGGAGGAGAACGTCCGCGCCATGGGGGCGGGCCTGATCGCGGCTCTGGTGGAGGCGCTGCCCGCGGCTGCGGGGGCGGTTGCCGGAGCGGGGGTAGGGGCGCAGGCGGCGCCCGGGGATGCCGAGTTCCCGGTCGGCGCCTCAACGGTTGACGCTTCCCTCGCCGCTCGCCTGTGGACGCGGCTCGCGAGCACGGCGCCCGCGCCAGGGGCGGTGGAGTGCCTGGACCGCGCGCTCGTCCTGCTGGCCGACCATGAACTGGCGGTGTCCACGGTCGCCGCCCGGGTCGCGGCCTCGGCGCGGGCCCACCCTTACGCGGTCGTCTCGGCCGGCCTCGGTGCCAGCGACGGGCCGCTGCACGGCGCCGCCAGCGCGCTCGCCCACCGGATGCTCGGCGAGGTACTGGCAGCGGGGGATGCCGTGCCGGTGGTCTCCGAGTATCTGCGCACCGGCGTGCTGATCCCGGGACTGGGGCATCGCCTGTATCCGCAGGGCGACCCGCGGGCCCGCGCCCTGCTCGGCGCGATGCGCCAACTCCCGGGCGCCGAAACGGTGCTGGCGGCGGTTGAGGCGGTGGTTCGGGCCGCCGGCGGCCCTCGGGCGCGGGCGGGCGACGCTGCCAATGTGGACCTCGCGCTGGCGGCTTTCGCGCAACTGAACGGCATGGCGCCCGAGGCCGGGGAGGTGGTCTTCTCGGTTGCCAGGACCGCTGGTTGGCTGGCCCACGCGATGGAGGAGTACCGTGAGGCGCCGCTGCGGATGCGGGCGCGCGGCATCTACGTGGGGCCGCCGGCGGGTCGGGAGTTCTGACGGATGTTCGTCCGACAGCTGTGAGTTGACCAACTGTCAGGAATCGGTGTCACCGACCTGGACGATCATCTTGCCGGTGTTCGCGCCGTCGAGCATGCCGAGGAACGCGGTCACGATGTTCTCGAAGCCGATGACGACGGTCTCGTCGGCGCGGATCCGCCCGGACTGGATGTGTGGGACCAGGAAGTCCGTCAACTCCTGCTGCAGGTGCTGGTATTCGCGCACCAGGAAGCCGTCCAGCCGCAGGCTCTTGTGCACCACGTTGTAGAGGTTGCGCGGTGCGGCGGGCGGCTCGACGCTGCTGTACTGGGCCACCGCCCCGCACCAGGCGATCCGCCCGTGGTCGCGCAGCACGTCGAGGGCGCCTTCGAGGTGGTCGCCGCCGACGTTGTCGAGGAAGGTGTCGATGCCCTCCGGTGCTGCCGCGCTCAGCAGTTCACCCACCGGGCCGTCGTGGTAGTTGAACGCGGCATGGAAACCGGCCTGTTCGGTGAGGTGCTTGACCTTGGCGGCGGAGCCGGCGCTGCCGATGATCCGGCCGGCGCCGAGCAGTTGGGCGATCTGGCCCGCCGCGGTGCCCACTCCGCCGGCGGCGGCCGAAATGAAGATCGACTCGCCGGGCTGCAGCCGCAGGACCTGGGTGAGCCCGACGTAGGCGCTCAGCCCGGTACCGCCCAGCAGGCTGAGGTGCGTGCTGATCGGCACGCCCTCGATCCGCGGCAGCATGCGCACCTCGGCGGCGCTGACCACGGCGTGGGTGCGCCACGCGTTCCGATGGAAGACCAGGTCGCCGACGGCGAGTTCGGGCGTCCGGGACTCGATGACCCGGCCGATCGAGCGCCCCTCCAGCGGGGTGTTCAGCTCCCAGTGGCCCTCGTCCATCGCCTCGCGCATATAGGGGTCGACCGAGAGGTAGAGGTTCTCCACCAGCGCGCTGCCGGGGGCGAGCGGGGCGAGGTGGTCCGCCACGAAGGCGAAGTTGTCGGCGCTGGGGCGGCCGTTGGGGCGGGACACCAGGTGGACGGCCATGGGCTGACGGGACATCGCGGGCTCCGGGGGTGTGATCGGCTGGTCGGGATGTGATCACCGTAGGAGCGCGCGAGAGCGTGGTGCAGAGGGTCGCGTCGATGGAACGGGGGGCTTCCATGAATGCTGCTCATGGAAGGGGTGGGCGGCGGTTTATGAATGACCGTTCAGGCATGAATGTTAATGAATGACCGTTCATTCATGAGGTGCCTCAAGAAGCGCCCGCCGATCAGTCCAGAGCCTCACGCAGCTTGCGGAACTCCGCCGCCAGCGCGTCCAGCGAGTAGTGCGCATTGAGACCGCTGGGGTTGGGCAGCACCCAGACCTCGGTCTCGCCAAGCCCGTCCACCTGCCGCCCGACCGCCGCGCGTGGATGCCCGAACGCCGTGCGATACGCGCCGATCCCCAGCACCGCCAACACCCGCGGCCGCAGCCGCGCCACCCGCTCGACCAGCGCCGCGCCGCCCTCCTTGAGCTCCGCCCGGGTCAGCTCGTCGGCCTTGGCGCTGGCCCGGGCGACCACGTTGGTGATGCCCAGGCCCAGCTCCAGGAGCTCACCCTGCTCGTCCGGCCGCAGTTGCCGGGGCGTGAAGCCCGAGCGGTACAGCGACGGCCAGAACCGGTTGCCGGGCCGGGCGAAGTGATGCCTGGTGGCCCCGGACCAGAGCCCGGGGTTGATCCCGCAGAACAGCACCCGCAGGCCCGGGGCCGAGACGTCGGGGATGGTCACGTCCTGGGCGGCCGCCAGCTGCTCGGCGTTGGGGCGAAACGGAGTCACGGGGGAGGGAGTCTGCACCGGACCAGTCTGCCCGCGCCGCCGCTCCTGCCGGTAGTCGTGCCGCCCTGCCGTCCTCGCCCGCACGCACTGGCGGTCCCCCTGGTGCCACGGCCAGCCGTGGCACCAGGGGGACCGCCAGTGCGTCTTCCAGTAGTTCGTCCTCTAGTTCGTCATCCCCGTGGCGCCGACCGGGTCGGGCCCGGTGAGCGACGGCCGTTCGGCCAGCCGCTGCTGGGTCTCGCCGGCCTGCCGCTTCGCCGCGCGGCGGTCCAGGAGCCGGCCCAGACCGAAGACCACCACGGCCGCGTACAGCCAGCCCATCAGCACATCGATCACGAAGTGCTCGGCGCCGTAGACCAGCGTGAACGCCATCGCCAGCGGATAGGCGGCCAGCAGGATCCGCATCTTGCGCCCGGCCGTCGGCCAGAAGAAGAGCGCCAGCAGCATCGGGTAGGCGGCGTGCAGCGAGGGCATCGCGGCCACGTCGTTGTCGAACTGGCTGCCGTTCTCGAAGATCGACCCCGCCCGGGGCAGCCCGCTCTGGGTCAGTACGTCCGAGACCACCCGGGTCAGCTGCGGCAGGTGCGCGTTCTGCGCGGCCAGCCACGGCGGGTCGGCCGGGTAGAGGAGGTACGTCGCGAAGCCGGCGAAGGTCAGTGCCAGGTAGAACGCCAGCAGCCGGGTGAACCGGTCGTGCCGCCGCCGCCAGAGCACGGCCAGTACGACGAAGATCGCGAAGAAATGGGACATGTAGACGGTGGTGCACAGATAGTCGTACCAGTGCGGGTGCCCCGGCGTGTACAGCCAGTGCTGCAACCGGACGGTCCACACCTGGCCGAACCCGAACACCTTGTCGATCGCGATCTGTGGCGCGTAGTGCACCGCCCACGGGGTGTGGGCGCCGTAGCCGCGCAGGAGCGAGTAGACGTAGACGGCCCCCATCACCGGGATCCAGTCGCGCAGTACCCGCAGCCAGCCCAGGCGGTAGCCGCTGTGCACGGCGGCGGCGATCAGCGCGCCGATCAGCCAGCAGAAGACCACGTCGTTCTGGTACGGCAGCCCGTTGTCCGCGATGTACCGCCAGAGTGCGAAGAAGTAGACCGGCCAGGCCAGCAGCCTCAGGTACCGGGTCCTGCGCCGGAAGACGGTGAGCTTTTCACTCGCCGGGGCGAGCCTCTCCCGGAGTGCGGCGAGTCGGCCGCGCCACCCCGTCGGCGGTGGCCCCGAGCGCTTGCCGCTGACGCCGGAGGCGCCGTTGGCCGCACTCCGTTCTGGGCTCTCGGCGGTCGATGGGGAGCTGACCGGCGCTGGACGGGTCGCGTCGGCGGCGGAGCGGACGAGGTGGAGCGGGCTGGTCACCGGTGGCGTCCCCTTCGAGAGATCTGGTGGGGCAAGCCGGGTCAACGTAATGCTCGTTTTTTAAGAATTACT
It includes:
- a CDS encoding ArsR/SmtB family transcription factor, encoding MGDDRTDREPLPEDDAEPLVLSSPEQFKALGHPVRHRMVNVLRQRPATLRQLSAALGMTKGTAGYHVRVLREAGLVRLTETRQVRGGTEQYFALVSRGFKFHKDAQGGAELLINAALGEMLPSSSGQSEHTVLRHLWLTADEAQALAAKLRAQAAEPAPHDSSRGDAYGLLVSLYRADIPSLDRDDCH
- a CDS encoding YccF domain-containing protein, encoding MKAIDFVLNVLWLIFCGIWMAIGYAIAGIICCVLIITIPFGIASFRIAGYVLWPFGRTTVERPDAGAASCVGNVIWLVFAGWWLALAHIATSIPLFVSIIGIPFGWANLKMIPISLMPLGREVVSTDEKSGGR
- a CDS encoding TetR/AcrR family transcriptional regulator, which produces MTGDLTTPRERYRSQLRAEIKERAWEQIATAGATALSLNAIAKQMGMSGPALYRYFASRDELITELIKDAYRSEATVFQTAAAAGADLGALAHALRRWALDDPQRYFLVYGTPVPGYHAPAETTAITAEIMAVLLDACEPLSTAATRTPFDEHLASHRQWDGGHPAPTPALHRALSFWTRLHGVLSLELAGHYTGMGFDPAQLFEAELSSLLAP
- a CDS encoding medium chain dehydrogenase/reductase family protein, encoding MGAGACVEVVLPGRVEPDGLELRSGAIPVPGAGQVVVGVEATGVSFAEQQMRRGRYYDQPPFPFVPGYDLVGTVLETGEGVAPELAGRRVAALVKVGGWASHVLLDALDLVEVPADLGAAQAEALLLNGVTAWQLLHRKARVRAGQTVLVHGANGGVGSVLVQLAQAAGARVIGTATTRHHDALRAMGVLPIDYRTQDVPARVRELAPGGVDAVFDHVGGPGVVDSWRLLAPGGTLVCYGSAATRDDSGSKQWPVLKLLGRVWLWNGLPNGRRAYFYNVWAGRAVSKTRFRARLRADLAQVFATARRGELVARIGAELPLERVADALRLAESGTVAGKVVLKP
- a CDS encoding citrate synthase/methylcitrate synthase produces the protein MPTAIEPDQAPSSTLREPSGSEPQGIEVPRGLKGVVVTETALSDVRGIEGFYHYRQYSAIELAEQRSLEDVWHLMLLGELPDADARAAFHARTAPLRRLPEALRPLLPALAAATKDAGPLAGLGAALSIAAASRGIRPLYDTTPEQRVEDALFATALVPTLLTALHRLQQGQSPIEPREDLPYAANYLYMLTGHEPGWAQARAIERYLISTVDHGFNASTFTSRVIASTGADLVSCLVGGLGALSGPLHGGAPSRALDTLDAIGTPERIDGWIRDRVLSGDRIMGFGHPVYRTDDPRSRMLRTVAEGFGGELVDFAVEVERQVLAILAELKPGRELHTNVEFYAGVVMHLCGLPRAMFTPTFAAARAIGWSANILEQAADSKIIRPAARYTGPAAPQPVPPLA
- a CDS encoding citrate synthase yields the protein MAVDMDGVGSSAAGAGAGAGTSGRLTTQQVAELLGVKTATVYAYASRGLLSSERVPGGKGSTFDAREVDALAAGQRRRLPKPPSAESGLPPIEPVTVRTALTLIEDGRLYYRGADAVRLAERCGFEAAVGWLWGVGSDSATATSAPAGRAVASSGPAEAAVVLRAPAELVATLRRAGQALPTAARLPDRLRVSAAVAATVDPLRFDLREENVRAMGAGLIAALVEALPAAAGAVAGAGVGAQAAPGDAEFPVGASTVDASLAARLWTRLASTAPAPGAVECLDRALVLLADHELAVSTVAARVAASARAHPYAVVSAGLGASDGPLHGAASALAHRMLGEVLAAGDAVPVVSEYLRTGVLIPGLGHRLYPQGDPRARALLGAMRQLPGAETVLAAVEAVVRAAGGPRARAGDAANVDLALAAFAQLNGMAPEAGEVVFSVARTAGWLAHAMEEYREAPLRMRARGIYVGPPAGREF
- a CDS encoding NADP-dependent oxidoreductase — encoded protein: MSRQPMAVHLVSRPNGRPSADNFAFVADHLAPLAPGSALVENLYLSVDPYMREAMDEGHWELNTPLEGRSIGRVIESRTPELAVGDLVFHRNAWRTHAVVSAAEVRMLPRIEGVPISTHLSLLGGTGLSAYVGLTQVLRLQPGESIFISAAAGGVGTAAGQIAQLLGAGRIIGSAGSAAKVKHLTEQAGFHAAFNYHDGPVGELLSAAAPEGIDTFLDNVGGDHLEGALDVLRDHGRIAWCGAVAQYSSVEPPAAPRNLYNVVHKSLRLDGFLVREYQHLQQELTDFLVPHIQSGRIRADETVVIGFENIVTAFLGMLDGANTGKMIVQVGDTDS
- the mug gene encoding G/U mismatch-specific DNA glycosylase, whose amino-acid sequence is MTPFRPNAEQLAAAQDVTIPDVSAPGLRVLFCGINPGLWSGATRHHFARPGNRFWPSLYRSGFTPRQLRPDEQGELLELGLGITNVVARASAKADELTRAELKEGGAALVERVARLRPRVLAVLGIGAYRTAFGHPRAAVGRQVDGLGETEVWVLPNPSGLNAHYSLDALAAEFRKLREALD
- a CDS encoding phosphatase PAP2 family protein; protein product: MTSPLHLVRSAADATRPAPVSSPSTAESPERSAANGASGVSGKRSGPPPTGWRGRLAALRERLAPASEKLTVFRRRTRYLRLLAWPVYFFALWRYIADNGLPYQNDVVFCWLIGALIAAAVHSGYRLGWLRVLRDWIPVMGAVYVYSLLRGYGAHTPWAVHYAPQIAIDKVFGFGQVWTVRLQHWLYTPGHPHWYDYLCTTVYMSHFFAIFVVLAVLWRRRHDRFTRLLAFYLALTFAGFATYLLYPADPPWLAAQNAHLPQLTRVVSDVLTQSGLPRAGSIFENGSQFDNDVAAMPSLHAAYPMLLALFFWPTAGRKMRILLAAYPLAMAFTLVYGAEHFVIDVLMGWLYAAVVVFGLGRLLDRRAAKRQAGETQQRLAERPSLTGPDPVGATGMTN